CAAGTAAATCTGGTGGAACGAAACAAGTAAGGGGAAGCCATTGGCTTCCCCTTTTTCTTTGGCGTTTAAACCGATTTCACGCACATCACATGATAGATACCATCATGCATCTCTGTACCCTCGGTTTCTTTTTCAAAGCCCGGGAATTCTTCATCCCACACTTCTAGGCTCTTGAGGTACTTGATTTGCGGACTGTTCTCGTCACCGAAGCTCTCTCCGGACATTAACATCGGAATGCCCGGTGGATATGGGATAACCGCATTGGCGGCAACACGCCCAACGAGTTGATGCGAAGGTACCATTTCCACGTTATCAGCCACGATAGCCTGATATGCGGCACGTGGTGTCATCACAGCTTCTGGCAAAGTTTCGTAAGCCGCGTTCAATACTTCACCCGGATTGTGCTGTTTCAGGTAACTGAAGATCTTATCGCCCAAATCCTTAAGCCCCATGTCGCCATAGACATCAGGGAAATCTGACGCCAAGTCAGGCAGTGAATCCACCAGCGGTGTGTTGTTGTCGTAGTGACGCTTGAAGCCCATCAGCGTATTGACCAGTGTCGCCCACTTACCTTTGGTGATACCCATAGAGAAGAGGAACATCACCTGAAAATCTGTGGTACGGGTCGGCACGATACCGAAGCGTCCGAGGTAGAGTGTAACCAGTGCGGCTGGCACACCTTTATCAAGCAGTTTGCCATCTTCGCCCATACCCGGCGCGAGAATGCTAACCTTGATTGGATCGAGCATACACCAGTCTGCGGGCATGTCTTTGAAGCCATGCCAGTTATCGCCAGGATGCATCACCCAGGCATCCTGACTCTCGCATAGCAAGTCTGCAGGCGCATCTTCGAAGGCGTACGTTTCCCCGGTTTGTGGGTCTTTGACGGTGTCCGCATTCCATGGCGTGAAGAACCAATCACCATTTTCTGTGTATTCACGATTCAGCCGCCCCATCGCCTGACGGAAATCTACCGCCTCGCGAATCACTTCCAGCGTCAACGAATGGCCACGATTACCCGCCATCTGCGATACGGCAATATCATTCGATGCACAAATCGCATACAGCGGAGAAGTGGTCGCGTGCATCATGTACGCTTGGTTGAAACGCTCAAAGCTGATGGCGCCTTTACCGTTTCTCACATGCAGCCAAGACGCTTGGGACAAGGCATTCAACAGTTTGTGTGTAGAGTGAGTCGCAAACACGGTTGGCGCATCCGGATCTTCAGTTGGCTCACCACGCATCGCATAGTGTTTGTCATAAATCGGATTGAAGCGCGCATAGCCATACCAAGCTTCATCGAAATGAATTCGATCGCTGCTCTCGGCCAGAATGTCCTGTGCCCTTTCAGCGTTGTAGCAAAGACCGTCATAGGTACAGTTTGTCAGCACAGCATAAACAGCACGTTGGTCTGCATAATCTTTGGTGAGTGAGTAATCTTTGGCACGCTGATCAAGCACCTGCTTGGAGAGCTGGTCAGGATAGATGGGGCCGATAATGCCGTAGCGGTTGCGTGTTGGCAGCAAGTAGACGGGCCGTGCACCGGAAAGCATCAGTCCCTGCTCAATCGACTTGTGACAGTTGCGGTCACAAATCACCAGATCATTCTCGTTCATACAGGCGGACATAATGGTGCGGTTGGAGCCTGATGTACCCGTCACCAGCGAGTAAGATTGGTCAGCGCCAAATACTTTGGCCGCATAGCGCTCACTGTCACCAAAGTAGCCTGTGTGGTCAAGCAATGAACCTAAGCTGCCGCGTTCGATCCCCATGTCGGTGCGGAACAGTCCCTCACCGTAGTAATTGTAAAAGCGTTGCCCAGCTGGGGTCTTAGTAAAGCCTACCCCACCTTGGTGGCCAGGTGCTGCCCACGAATACTCATGAATGTCGTCATACCTCATCAATGCGGACATCAGTGGAGGCAGCAGCTGCTTACGGTAACGGTTCATTGCGGCGACGGCGCGACCAGCAATAAAGTCTGGTGTGTCTTCCAGAATCCAGGCGAACTCATCGACTTTTTCCATCATTTCACGGGTAACGTGAAGGGTGATTTTCTTTCGCTCAGCCAGCAGGAACACAGGGACATTTTGCTGGCGACGGTTAAGCTTTTCTATCAGCACATAAAAGCGCTCATTTTCTTCGCTTTGGGACCCGCTCATGGCTGATGTAAGCATCAGACAATCAAGGGCAGTATTCGAAAAAATCACCGAATAACAGTCATCAAAGCTTGTCGCTACCATGACTCTTGCGCCGCTGCTTTCCAGCTCTGCAATCAGTCTTTCAATCGCATTACCCACTACACCTTCTTTATGGGCTTCTTCCAAAATCAGAACATTAAATTTCTTTCCGTAGGTTTTCATAGCCAGCTCCGACACTGAATGAGGAGAAGTGTTTTATTTGAGTCCCATTCACCATAGAAGAGCACTTTGCTAGACAGAGTCGCAAAAAAGACAAATTTGCAGAAAAAACCAAAATGAAATTTGATGCATTGCCGATAGGGCGCATGATCTATCCCCTATTTTTATTGGCTTACAGAAATGTGTGTAATTGGTTTCATTCGGACGAACTGCGCTTTTGTCTTGTAAAAGAACCAAACACCTCACCTCTCCACTTCTACTTTCAATTCGACAGGCAAAGCCTTTTCACTTGTTTCGATGCAGCGGCGGGAGATCGTCAATCGAATGTGTATGCAGCAAGGCTGAATACCTGCATTTC
The nucleotide sequence above comes from Grimontia kaedaensis. Encoded proteins:
- the adiA gene encoding arginine decarboxylase, which gives rise to MKTYGKKFNVLILEEAHKEGVVGNAIERLIAELESSGARVMVATSFDDCYSVIFSNTALDCLMLTSAMSGSQSEENERFYVLIEKLNRRQQNVPVFLLAERKKITLHVTREMMEKVDEFAWILEDTPDFIAGRAVAAMNRYRKQLLPPLMSALMRYDDIHEYSWAAPGHQGGVGFTKTPAGQRFYNYYGEGLFRTDMGIERGSLGSLLDHTGYFGDSERYAAKVFGADQSYSLVTGTSGSNRTIMSACMNENDLVICDRNCHKSIEQGLMLSGARPVYLLPTRNRYGIIGPIYPDQLSKQVLDQRAKDYSLTKDYADQRAVYAVLTNCTYDGLCYNAERAQDILAESSDRIHFDEAWYGYARFNPIYDKHYAMRGEPTEDPDAPTVFATHSTHKLLNALSQASWLHVRNGKGAISFERFNQAYMMHATTSPLYAICASNDIAVSQMAGNRGHSLTLEVIREAVDFRQAMGRLNREYTENGDWFFTPWNADTVKDPQTGETYAFEDAPADLLCESQDAWVMHPGDNWHGFKDMPADWCMLDPIKVSILAPGMGEDGKLLDKGVPAALVTLYLGRFGIVPTRTTDFQVMFLFSMGITKGKWATLVNTLMGFKRHYDNNTPLVDSLPDLASDFPDVYGDMGLKDLGDKIFSYLKQHNPGEVLNAAYETLPEAVMTPRAAYQAIVADNVEMVPSHQLVGRVAANAVIPYPPGIPMLMSGESFGDENSPQIKYLKSLEVWDEEFPGFEKETEGTEMHDGIYHVMCVKSV